A portion of the Streptomyces erythrochromogenes genome contains these proteins:
- a CDS encoding MurR/RpiR family transcriptional regulator, whose product MSSGQQARAQAAAITPSGQSATEVRPPADRLLALFDGRRLSPGQRRIAQYLIDHLTEAAFLSITELAERVGVSQPSVTRFAASLGFSGYPALRDVLQPIALSAVAGAPDTREQIRRNELQAAVDAEIENLENVRRLLADTNQVLDIGRELAASVPLTILGLRISVSLAEYFAYAARRIHPDVRLVTRGGSVAFDALLQSRAAGGTWVLAFAMPRHAKETLSAVRAARSTGLRVVLITDPTLGPLVDEADVALTAATGSRLVFDSYAAPGMLSAALLQAMADADPERTQARLEDYEHVADQHGFFL is encoded by the coding sequence GTGTCATCGGGGCAGCAGGCACGCGCGCAAGCGGCTGCGATCACGCCGAGCGGTCAGTCGGCCACGGAGGTCCGCCCTCCGGCCGACCGGCTCCTCGCGCTCTTCGACGGCCGCCGCCTGTCCCCGGGCCAGCGGCGCATCGCCCAGTACCTGATCGACCACCTCACCGAGGCCGCGTTCTTGTCGATCACCGAGCTCGCCGAACGGGTGGGCGTCAGCCAGCCCTCCGTCACCCGGTTCGCGGCCTCCCTCGGTTTCAGCGGCTACCCGGCCCTGCGCGACGTGCTCCAGCCGATCGCGTTGAGCGCGGTGGCCGGCGCCCCGGACACCCGTGAGCAGATCCGCCGCAACGAACTCCAGGCGGCCGTCGACGCGGAGATCGAGAACCTGGAGAACGTACGCCGGCTGCTCGCCGACACCAACCAGGTGCTGGACATCGGCCGAGAGCTGGCCGCATCGGTGCCGCTGACGATCCTCGGGCTGCGCATCTCGGTCTCCCTCGCGGAGTACTTCGCGTACGCGGCGCGGCGCATCCACCCCGACGTGCGCCTCGTGACGCGCGGCGGCAGCGTGGCCTTCGACGCGCTGCTCCAGTCCAGGGCGGCCGGCGGGACCTGGGTGCTGGCGTTCGCCATGCCGCGGCACGCCAAGGAGACCCTGTCCGCCGTCCGCGCGGCCCGCAGCACCGGGCTGCGGGTGGTCCTGATCACGGACCCCACCCTCGGGCCCCTGGTGGACGAGGCCGACGTCGCCCTGACCGCGGCGACCGGTTCCCGCCTGGTGTTCGACTCCTACGCGGCGCCCGGGATGCTCTCGGCGGCCCTGCTGCAGGCGATGGCGGATGCGGATCCGGAGCGGACCCAGGCCCGTCTGGAGGACTACGAGCACGTGGCCGACCAGCACGGCTTCTTCCTGTAG
- a CDS encoding beta-ketoacyl synthase N-terminal-like domain-containing protein, protein MTSRTVITGIGVVAPNGVGADAFWKATQSGVSVLDRVTRSGCEHLPLRVAGEVRGFDPGALVEDRFLVQTDRFTHHALAAADLALEDARLGRADYEGDPFSFGVVTAAGSGGGEFGQRELQHLWEQGPRFVGPYQSIAWFYAASTGQISIRRGLKGPCGVVCSDEAGGLDAFAHADRAIRQGSRAMLVGATEAPLAPYSIVCQLEYEGLSTRDDPERAYRPFTDQACGYVPAEGGAMFVVEAEDEARRRGATVRAVLAGHAATFSGTRRRDEAGEGLAHAVRGALREARCAPEDIDVVFADALGTPEADAAEAAAILHALGDHGRKVPVTAPKSGTGRAYCAAPALDTAAAVLALEHGVVPPTPNVYDVCHDLDVVTGSARSAELRTALVLSRGRMGSNSALVVRKGSPTAS, encoded by the coding sequence GTGACCAGCCGTACGGTCATCACGGGCATCGGGGTCGTCGCGCCCAACGGCGTCGGCGCCGACGCCTTCTGGAAGGCGACCCAGTCCGGCGTCAGCGTCCTGGACCGCGTCACCAGGTCGGGCTGCGAGCACCTGCCGCTGCGCGTCGCGGGCGAGGTCAGGGGCTTCGACCCCGGCGCCCTGGTCGAGGACCGCTTCCTCGTCCAGACCGACCGGTTCACCCACCACGCCCTCGCCGCGGCCGACCTCGCACTGGAGGACGCCCGGCTCGGCCGGGCCGACTACGAGGGCGACCCGTTCTCCTTCGGCGTCGTCACCGCCGCCGGCTCCGGCGGCGGTGAGTTCGGCCAGCGCGAACTGCAGCACCTCTGGGAGCAGGGGCCGCGTTTCGTGGGCCCGTACCAGTCGATCGCCTGGTTCTACGCCGCGAGCACCGGCCAGATCTCCATCCGCCGCGGGCTGAAGGGGCCTTGCGGGGTCGTCTGCAGCGACGAGGCGGGCGGGCTCGACGCCTTCGCGCACGCCGACCGGGCGATCCGCCAGGGCAGCCGGGCCATGCTGGTCGGAGCGACGGAGGCGCCCCTCGCGCCGTACTCCATCGTCTGCCAGCTGGAGTACGAGGGGCTGAGCACCCGGGACGACCCGGAGCGCGCCTACCGGCCGTTCACCGACCAGGCCTGCGGCTACGTCCCTGCGGAGGGCGGCGCGATGTTCGTCGTCGAGGCCGAGGACGAGGCCCGCCGCCGCGGCGCCACCGTACGCGCCGTACTGGCCGGGCACGCCGCGACCTTCAGCGGCACCCGACGGCGGGACGAGGCCGGCGAGGGGCTGGCCCACGCCGTCCGCGGCGCCCTCCGGGAAGCCCGCTGCGCCCCCGAGGACATCGACGTCGTCTTCGCCGACGCCCTCGGGACCCCGGAGGCGGACGCGGCCGAAGCGGCCGCGATCCTCCACGCCCTCGGCGACCACGGACGCAAGGTGCCGGTCACGGCGCCCAAGTCCGGTACCGGCAGGGCGTACTGCGCGGCTCCCGCGCTCGACACCGCGGCCGCGGTCCTGGCCCTGGAGCACGGCGTCGTCCCGCCGACCCCGAACGTCTACGACGTGTGCCACGACCTCGACGTGGTGACGGGCAGCGCCCGGTCGGCGGAACTGCGCACCGCGCTCGTGCTCAGCCGCGGCCGGATGGGCTCGAACTCCGCGCTCGTCGTCCGCAAGGGCTCCCCGACGGCCTCCTAG
- a CDS encoding bifunctional glycosyltransferase/CDP-glycerol:glycerophosphate glycerophosphotransferase encodes MPRLSVVVPFQDVEIYLQECLESIARQTFRDLEVIMVDDGSTDSSTAIASDFARRDPRFRLLRQEPMGPGHARNVGIRAVHPQAEFLAFVDGDDVIPEYAYELLVQTLEASGSDFVSGNVQMMNSTKRWQSPLHKAPMRASKRGTHITRLPDLIYDRTVWNKVFRRSFWDYHYIAFPEGVMYEDSWVNMFAHFRAAKVDILTDIVYFWRRREGGAAPSITQRHTEFSNLQDRVAAVQSVSRFLAGHRARSYSDHKRKYDLACLKSDLMLHLKVLPDADEEYREAFMQWANEFLDEADDDIINELPADARVKWLLVREGRLKELLDVVEFERKGGPMPVQRRFHRYLKYPYLGDRSIGLDKSAYRLDKELSLHGSLSRAAWDDSDHLTLEGSAYVRFINVHKRHMSMKAIALRNKKQGRVVVAKAKTTYYPQATEYSNQNRYCYDWSGFQVRFDVSRLKRKGEWVEGTWDVAAGVLSRGLFRYKGIARGSAGSAANPPYRYVDKNVRVVPLFLQGKLKLRVETVRCRITRHRIVGDNLELGGVYLGPRLPEWGKFRVTSMSGAGRHDSWVHFQPGGEGWYTFVTRIPTKALVPGHRTNASEGVPETWNTGANGWKTTFHVEGRKAAIYPVMAEDATDGHYRMPGGLQTEGGDREVFVHRNGSGYVVLFERDTLPLAKSATWRQDGSLEVVVGYAAQDMLDASEYATAHVVVRSRAHGAERVVPITWHGDDFRFVVTPAAMRTLAGDVPLASGRWDFFLRRQDPSAVTPENRSGDLMVKMTQDLIPTLPREMSSNERRYELQSEAYDRLSLLVHSAMPDEARGPYRQKLMRTKTYPDARRKPVTAAVLFDAFKGTQYSDSPRALHEEMVRRGTDLEHLWVVRDDQVAVPPTARPVRMWSPDWYEAMGRAKYIVANNHLPDWFEKRDGQVVVQTWHGTPLKRIGHDIEAVHFADKRYLERVEKEVQNWDMLVSPNSFSTPILKRAFQFPGEMVESGYPRNDILRRADSGRAAEVRRRIGLPPGKRVVMYAPTWRDDQFYAPGKYKLDFRIDLDDARARLGHDHVLLVRRHPNVVDPVPGAGDGFVFDVSDYPDMADLSLIADVMITDYSSLMFDFVNTGRPILFFTYDLDHYRDTLRGFYFDFEQSAPGPLVFTSPELIGAIRNVDRIQHGYAARYRWFQQEFCDLDDGYASARLTDRILIAGGDLDPARAQAPAVGTVGGRAVAHPGPAGHPAGQTGPWNGGTLGQVPRQPVRRMDSEHV; translated from the coding sequence ATGCCCCGCCTGAGCGTCGTCGTGCCCTTCCAGGACGTCGAGATCTACCTCCAGGAGTGCCTGGAGTCGATTGCCAGGCAGACGTTCCGCGACCTCGAAGTCATCATGGTGGACGACGGCTCCACCGACTCCTCGACGGCGATCGCCTCGGACTTCGCCCGCAGGGATCCGCGCTTCCGGCTGCTGCGGCAGGAACCGATGGGTCCGGGCCACGCCCGGAACGTCGGCATCCGCGCTGTGCACCCGCAGGCCGAGTTCCTCGCCTTCGTCGACGGCGACGACGTCATACCCGAATACGCCTACGAGTTGCTCGTGCAGACCCTCGAGGCCTCCGGCTCCGACTTCGTCTCCGGCAACGTGCAGATGATGAACTCCACCAAGAGGTGGCAGTCGCCGCTGCACAAGGCGCCCATGCGGGCCAGCAAGCGCGGCACGCACATCACCAGGCTGCCCGACCTCATCTACGACCGCACCGTGTGGAACAAGGTGTTCAGGCGGTCCTTCTGGGACTACCACTACATCGCCTTCCCCGAAGGCGTCATGTACGAGGACTCCTGGGTCAACATGTTCGCCCACTTCCGGGCCGCCAAGGTCGACATCCTCACGGACATCGTCTACTTCTGGCGCCGGCGCGAGGGCGGTGCCGCACCCTCCATCACCCAGCGGCACACCGAGTTCAGCAACCTCCAGGACCGTGTCGCCGCCGTCCAGTCGGTCAGCCGGTTCCTCGCCGGACACCGCGCGAGGTCCTATTCCGACCACAAGCGCAAGTACGACCTCGCCTGCCTGAAGTCGGACCTGATGCTGCACCTGAAGGTGCTCCCGGACGCCGACGAGGAATACCGCGAAGCGTTCATGCAGTGGGCGAACGAGTTCCTCGACGAGGCCGACGACGACATCATCAACGAACTGCCCGCCGATGCCCGCGTGAAGTGGCTGCTGGTGCGTGAGGGCCGGCTGAAGGAACTCCTCGACGTCGTCGAGTTCGAGCGCAAGGGCGGCCCCATGCCCGTCCAGCGGCGCTTCCACCGCTACCTCAAGTACCCCTACCTGGGCGACCGGTCGATAGGCCTCGACAAGAGTGCCTACCGGCTGGACAAGGAACTCTCGCTGCACGGCTCGCTGTCCCGCGCCGCGTGGGACGACTCCGACCACCTCACCCTGGAAGGCTCGGCCTACGTCCGCTTCATCAACGTGCACAAGCGGCACATGTCCATGAAGGCGATCGCGCTCCGCAACAAGAAGCAGGGCCGCGTCGTCGTCGCCAAGGCGAAGACCACCTACTACCCGCAGGCCACCGAGTACTCGAACCAGAACCGCTACTGCTACGACTGGTCCGGGTTCCAGGTCCGCTTCGACGTCTCCCGGCTCAAGCGCAAGGGAGAGTGGGTCGAGGGGACCTGGGACGTGGCGGCCGGAGTCCTGAGCCGAGGACTGTTCCGCTACAAGGGCATAGCCCGTGGCAGCGCGGGCAGCGCGGCCAACCCGCCCTACCGGTACGTGGACAAGAACGTCCGCGTGGTGCCACTCTTCCTCCAGGGAAAGCTCAAGCTCCGCGTCGAGACGGTCCGTTGCCGTATCACCCGGCACCGCATCGTCGGTGACAACCTCGAACTCGGCGGCGTCTACCTCGGTCCCCGCCTCCCCGAGTGGGGAAAGTTCCGGGTGACCAGCATGAGCGGCGCCGGCCGGCACGACTCGTGGGTCCACTTCCAGCCCGGAGGCGAAGGGTGGTACACCTTCGTCACGCGCATCCCGACCAAGGCGCTGGTCCCCGGGCACCGCACCAACGCCTCGGAAGGCGTTCCGGAGACCTGGAACACCGGCGCCAACGGCTGGAAGACCACCTTCCACGTCGAGGGCCGCAAGGCCGCCATCTATCCCGTCATGGCGGAGGACGCCACCGACGGCCACTACCGGATGCCGGGAGGGTTGCAGACCGAAGGCGGGGACCGCGAGGTCTTCGTGCACCGCAACGGCTCCGGCTACGTGGTGCTGTTCGAACGCGACACCCTGCCGCTGGCCAAGTCGGCCACCTGGCGCCAGGACGGCTCCCTCGAGGTCGTCGTCGGCTACGCCGCGCAGGACATGCTCGACGCCTCCGAGTACGCCACGGCGCACGTCGTCGTACGCTCCCGCGCCCACGGGGCGGAACGTGTCGTCCCGATCACCTGGCACGGCGACGACTTCAGGTTCGTCGTCACGCCCGCCGCGATGCGCACGCTGGCCGGCGACGTGCCGCTCGCCTCCGGCCGCTGGGACTTCTTCCTGCGCCGCCAGGACCCCTCCGCCGTCACCCCGGAGAACCGCTCCGGCGACCTCATGGTCAAGATGACGCAGGATCTGATCCCCACCCTGCCCCGTGAGATGAGCAGCAACGAGCGGCGCTACGAACTCCAGTCGGAGGCCTACGACCGGCTCTCGCTGCTGGTGCACTCGGCGATGCCGGACGAGGCCCGCGGCCCGTACCGGCAGAAGCTCATGCGCACCAAGACGTACCCGGACGCCCGCCGCAAGCCGGTGACCGCCGCCGTGCTCTTCGACGCCTTCAAGGGAACCCAGTACTCCGACAGCCCGCGCGCCCTCCACGAGGAGATGGTCCGCCGGGGCACCGACCTCGAACACCTGTGGGTGGTGCGCGACGACCAGGTCGCCGTCCCGCCCACCGCCCGTCCCGTACGCATGTGGTCCCCGGACTGGTACGAGGCCATGGGCCGGGCGAAGTACATCGTCGCCAACAACCACCTCCCCGACTGGTTCGAGAAGCGCGACGGCCAGGTCGTCGTGCAGACCTGGCACGGCACCCCGCTCAAGCGCATCGGCCACGACATCGAGGCCGTGCACTTCGCGGACAAGCGCTACCTGGAGCGCGTGGAGAAGGAGGTGCAGAACTGGGACATGCTGGTGTCCCCGAACAGCTTCAGCACCCCGATCCTCAAGCGTGCCTTCCAGTTCCCGGGCGAGATGGTCGAAAGCGGCTACCCGCGCAACGACATCCTGCGACGCGCGGACTCCGGACGGGCGGCGGAAGTACGCCGCCGCATCGGCCTGCCGCCGGGCAAGAGGGTCGTCATGTACGCGCCGACCTGGCGCGACGACCAGTTCTACGCCCCCGGCAAGTACAAGCTCGACTTCCGCATCGACCTCGACGACGCCAGGGCGCGGCTCGGCCACGACCACGTCCTGCTCGTGCGGCGCCACCCGAACGTGGTGGACCCGGTGCCGGGCGCCGGCGACGGCTTCGTCTTCGACGTGTCCGACTACCCGGACATGGCGGACCTCTCCCTGATCGCCGACGTGATGATCACGGACTACTCCTCCCTGATGTTCGACTTCGTCAACACCGGGCGGCCGATCCTCTTCTTCACCTACGACCTCGACCACTACCGGGACACCCTGCGGGGCTTCTACTTCGACTTCGAGCAGTCCGCGCCGGGGCCGCTGGTGTTCACCTCCCCCGAGCTGATCGGGGCGATCCGCAACGTCGACCGCATCCAACACGGCTACGCCGCCCGCTACCGCTGGTTCCAGCAGGAGTTCTGCGACCTCGACGACGGCTACGCCTCGGCCAGGCTGACCGACCGCATCCTGATCGCCGGCGGGGATCTCGACCCCGCTCGGGCCCAGGCCCCGGCCGTGGGAACGGTCGGTGGCCGCGCAGTGGCCCACCCGGGCCCGGCGGGCCACCCCGCAGGCCAGACAGGTCCCTGGAACGGAGGCACCCTCGGCCAGGTGCCGCGCCAGCCGGTGAGAAGAATGGATTCCGAGCATGTCTAA
- a CDS encoding SchA/CurD-like domain-containing protein — MTTTLSERVSQSAFDGSMLRVVLLMDLHEGTQQRFFEAYEKLRNDIASVPGHISDQLCQSFENPSQWLITSEWESAPQYLAWVNSEHHAEQVRPLGACARSMRPLKFTVLRETGRGYDQAARPSTARLQSTPRLGAGIVRHALTFTVKPGSEKEVAAILSSYASPAARVDDHTRLCRTSLFMHGNRVVRTVEVQGDLMAALRHVSEQPEVRAVEEAINPYLEQDRDLGDPESARMFFMRAAVPAVHHIAAPEPESAEVQRHAIYYPAKPGCGQALARFLARQDEAAARRSTSPVRSSSIFQRDDIVVRLIDVRGPLKADPETVYGVSGPRKAAVLDRLTLAPGGRTRSAHHTMNLITDRRAPAQS; from the coding sequence ATGACAACCACCCTGTCCGAACGGGTGTCGCAGTCAGCCTTCGACGGCTCCATGCTCCGGGTCGTCCTTCTGATGGACCTCCACGAGGGGACCCAGCAGCGGTTCTTCGAGGCGTACGAAAAGCTCCGCAACGACATCGCGTCGGTCCCGGGCCACATCAGCGACCAGCTGTGCCAGTCCTTCGAGAACCCCTCGCAGTGGCTGATCACGAGCGAGTGGGAGAGCGCCCCGCAGTACCTCGCCTGGGTCAACAGCGAGCACCACGCCGAACAGGTACGCCCGCTCGGCGCATGCGCGCGCTCCATGCGCCCGCTCAAGTTCACCGTCCTGCGCGAGACCGGCCGGGGCTACGACCAGGCGGCCCGCCCCTCCACGGCGCGCCTGCAGTCCACGCCCCGCCTGGGCGCCGGCATCGTTCGCCACGCCCTGACCTTCACGGTCAAGCCGGGCAGTGAGAAGGAGGTCGCGGCGATCCTGTCCAGCTACGCCTCCCCGGCGGCCCGCGTCGACGACCACACCCGCCTGTGCCGCACCTCGCTGTTCATGCACGGCAACCGGGTGGTGCGGACGGTCGAGGTCCAGGGCGACCTGATGGCAGCCCTGCGGCACGTCTCGGAACAGCCCGAGGTGCGCGCCGTCGAGGAGGCCATCAACCCCTACCTCGAACAGGACCGCGACCTCGGCGACCCGGAGTCGGCCCGCATGTTCTTCATGCGCGCCGCCGTCCCGGCCGTCCACCACATCGCCGCACCGGAGCCCGAGTCCGCCGAGGTGCAGCGGCACGCGATCTACTACCCGGCGAAGCCCGGCTGCGGCCAGGCGCTCGCCAGGTTCCTCGCCCGGCAGGACGAGGCGGCCGCACGCCGGTCCACGAGCCCCGTTCGGAGCAGCAGCATCTTCCAGCGCGACGACATCGTCGTCCGGCTGATCGACGTGCGCGGCCCGCTGAAGGCCGACCCCGAGACCGTCTACGGAGTCTCGGGCCCCCGCAAGGCCGCGGTGCTCGACCGGCTGACGCTCGCGCCCGGCGGGCGGACTCGCTCCGCGCACCACACCATGAACCTGATCACCGACCGCCGGGCACCCGCGCAGTCCTGA
- a CDS encoding beta-ketoacyl-[acyl-carrier-protein] synthase family protein: MTRRRVAVTGVGVVAPGGIGVRDFWDLLANGRTATRAISLFDPKGFRSRIAAEVDFDPAAHGLDDEETARADRYIQFALVAAREAVRDAGLDLTSDEVWRTGVSLGTAVGGTTRLEHDYVAVSQSGSWWDVDHKLAGRHLHRAFTPATLASAVAEQTGARGPVQTVSTGCTSGLDAIGYAVHAIAEGRMDVCIAGASDSPISPITVACFDAIKATSPNNDDPAHASRPFDADRDGFVLGEGGAVLVLEELEHARARGATVYCEIGGYATFGNAHHMTGLTTEGLEMARAIETALAQAGIAADEIDYVNAHGSGTKQNDRHETAAVKRVLGDHAYKTPMTSIKSMVGHSLGAIGAIELAACVLAMVHQVVPPTANYETPDPECDLDYVPKVARDRKLRSVLSVGSGFGGFQSAVVMTRPKEEVS; the protein is encoded by the coding sequence GTGACCCGCCGGCGGGTGGCCGTCACCGGAGTGGGCGTCGTCGCGCCCGGCGGCATCGGCGTCCGCGACTTCTGGGACCTGCTGGCCAACGGCCGTACGGCGACGCGGGCCATCAGCCTCTTCGACCCGAAGGGATTCCGCTCCCGGATAGCCGCGGAGGTCGACTTCGACCCCGCCGCGCACGGCCTCGACGACGAGGAGACGGCCCGCGCGGACCGGTACATCCAGTTCGCCCTGGTCGCCGCCCGCGAGGCGGTGCGCGACGCCGGACTCGACCTCACCTCCGACGAGGTCTGGCGGACCGGTGTCTCCCTCGGCACCGCCGTCGGCGGCACCACCCGTCTGGAGCACGACTACGTCGCCGTCAGCCAGTCCGGCTCCTGGTGGGACGTGGACCACAAGCTGGCCGGCCGGCACTTGCACCGGGCGTTCACGCCGGCCACCCTCGCCTCCGCCGTCGCGGAGCAGACGGGAGCACGCGGGCCCGTCCAGACCGTCTCCACCGGCTGCACATCGGGACTCGACGCCATCGGGTACGCCGTGCACGCCATCGCCGAGGGCCGGATGGACGTGTGCATCGCCGGAGCCTCGGACTCGCCGATATCGCCGATCACCGTGGCCTGCTTCGACGCCATCAAGGCGACCTCGCCCAACAACGACGACCCGGCCCACGCCTCCCGTCCGTTCGACGCCGACCGGGACGGGTTCGTCCTCGGCGAGGGCGGCGCCGTCCTCGTCCTCGAAGAGCTGGAACACGCCCGCGCCCGCGGTGCGACCGTCTACTGCGAGATCGGCGGCTACGCCACCTTCGGCAACGCCCACCACATGACCGGGCTGACCACCGAGGGCCTGGAGATGGCCCGCGCCATCGAAACCGCCCTCGCCCAGGCCGGGATCGCCGCCGACGAGATCGACTACGTCAACGCGCACGGCTCCGGCACCAAGCAGAACGACCGCCACGAGACCGCGGCGGTCAAGAGGGTCCTGGGCGACCACGCATACAAGACGCCGATGACCTCCATCAAGTCCATGGTGGGTCACTCCCTCGGCGCCATCGGGGCCATCGAACTCGCGGCCTGCGTCCTCGCCATGGTCCACCAGGTGGTGCCGCCGACCGCCAACTACGAGACCCCCGACCCCGAATGCGACCTGGACTACGTGCCCAAGGTCGCCCGGGACCGGAAACTGCGCAGCGTGCTCTCCGTGGGCAGCGGCTTCGGCGGCTTCCAGTCCGCCGTGGTCATGACCCGGCCGAAGGAGGAGGTCTCGTGA
- a CDS encoding TcmI family type II polyketide cyclase, giving the protein MNDTHRALIVARMAPGSGPDIAELFADSDAGELPHLVGVTRRSLFQFGDVYMHFIEADRPPGPAIAKVTEHPEFRMLSERLTAYVSPHNPETWRSPKDAMAHEFYRWENPGAK; this is encoded by the coding sequence ATGAACGACACGCACCGCGCTCTCATCGTCGCCCGCATGGCGCCGGGATCGGGCCCCGACATCGCCGAGCTCTTCGCGGACTCGGACGCGGGTGAACTGCCGCACCTGGTAGGGGTCACACGCCGGAGCCTCTTCCAGTTCGGCGACGTCTACATGCACTTCATCGAGGCGGACCGGCCGCCCGGCCCGGCCATCGCCAAGGTCACCGAGCACCCGGAGTTCCGGATGCTGAGCGAGCGCCTCACGGCGTACGTCAGTCCGCACAACCCGGAGACCTGGCGCAGTCCGAAGGACGCCATGGCCCACGAGTTCTACCGCTGGGAGAACCCCGGCGCGAAGTGA
- a CDS encoding SRPBCC family protein: MPGHTENEITVNAPVELVWEMTNDLPNWPQLFSEYSSLEILEQKGDTTTFRLTMHPDENGKVWSWVSERTVDRQGLTVRARRVETGPFAHMDIHWQYFKVPGGTRMKWTQDFAMKPEAPVDDDWMTDNINRNSPIQMALIRDKIEQREREGRAPAASRL, encoded by the coding sequence ATGCCAGGACACACCGAGAACGAGATCACCGTCAACGCGCCCGTGGAGCTCGTGTGGGAGATGACCAACGATCTCCCCAACTGGCCCCAGCTGTTCAGCGAGTACTCCTCGCTGGAGATCCTCGAGCAGAAGGGGGACACCACCACCTTCCGCCTGACCATGCACCCCGACGAGAACGGCAAGGTGTGGAGCTGGGTCTCGGAGCGCACCGTCGACCGCCAGGGCCTCACGGTCCGCGCCCGGCGCGTGGAGACGGGCCCCTTCGCCCACATGGACATCCACTGGCAGTACTTCAAGGTGCCCGGCGGCACCCGGATGAAGTGGACCCAGGACTTCGCGATGAAGCCCGAGGCGCCCGTGGACGACGACTGGATGACCGACAACATCAACCGCAACTCCCCGATCCAGATGGCGCTCATCCGCGACAAGATCGAGCAGCGCGAACGCGAGGGCCGCGCTCCGGCCGCCAGCCGTCTCTGA
- a CDS encoding cupin domain-containing protein, giving the protein MTQQRPRIVDLSETPPNRRRGGDLRAVLTPTSVGSTSGFMGLAIMAPGESIAEHYHPYSEEFVYVVSGRLEVDLDGEPHPLRTDQGLLVPLNTRHRFRNVGDTEARMVFHLGPLAPRPELGHVDTEQAPNPEGTAWEQPPDRTGAVS; this is encoded by the coding sequence ATGACCCAACAGCGCCCACGCATCGTGGACCTGAGCGAGACGCCGCCCAACCGCCGGCGCGGTGGCGACCTGAGGGCCGTACTCACTCCGACCTCGGTGGGTTCGACCAGCGGCTTCATGGGCCTGGCCATCATGGCCCCCGGAGAGTCGATCGCCGAGCACTACCACCCGTACTCCGAGGAGTTCGTGTACGTCGTCAGCGGCCGGCTGGAGGTCGACCTCGACGGGGAACCCCACCCGCTGCGCACCGACCAGGGACTGCTCGTCCCCCTGAACACCCGCCACCGCTTCCGCAACGTCGGGGACACCGAGGCCCGCATGGTCTTCCACCTCGGCCCCCTCGCCCCGCGCCCCGAGCTGGGACACGTGGACACCGAACAGGCGCCGAACCCGGAGGGAACCGCATGGGAGCAGCCGCCGGACCGTACAGGAGCGGTCTCGTGA
- a CDS encoding acyl carrier protein — protein sequence MSDRLTVEELAALMKTAGITVDPTEMASRPDSSFDEFGLDSLGLLGIVGELENRRGRALPTDADRCKTPGEFLDLVNNSLMTGA from the coding sequence ATGTCCGACCGACTGACCGTGGAGGAACTGGCGGCCCTGATGAAGACCGCCGGCATCACCGTCGATCCCACCGAGATGGCGAGCCGTCCGGACTCCTCCTTCGACGAGTTCGGCCTCGATTCGCTGGGCCTGCTCGGCATCGTCGGTGAGCTGGAGAACCGGCGCGGACGGGCCCTGCCCACCGACGCCGACCGCTGCAAGACCCCCGGGGAATTCCTCGACCTCGTCAACAACAGCCTGATGACCGGAGCCTGA
- a CDS encoding NADPH-dependent FMN reductase has product MRALVLSGSSRTGSVNVRLAALVAAMVREAGAVAEPVTLRDFPMPPYDGDAEAGEGLPEGALALCKRIEAAQALIIASPEYNASVPGVLKNAVDWVSRYRPQPFKDKQTLLVSASPSMVGGNRGLWALRVPLEHLGARVYPDMFSLAGAHQAFTEDGALTDADLGERLGATIGSFLDLVEADTRYLCLQRRWYEFLGDRTDAPVTSRAQD; this is encoded by the coding sequence CTGCGCGCGCTCGTGCTGTCCGGGTCCTCCCGTACCGGCTCGGTCAACGTCCGCCTCGCGGCCCTCGTCGCCGCGATGGTGCGCGAGGCCGGGGCCGTCGCGGAACCCGTCACCCTCCGCGACTTCCCCATGCCGCCCTACGACGGCGACGCCGAAGCCGGCGAGGGGCTGCCGGAGGGCGCCCTGGCCCTGTGCAAGCGGATCGAGGCCGCGCAGGCGCTGATCATCGCCTCGCCCGAGTACAACGCCTCCGTGCCCGGCGTCCTGAAGAACGCCGTCGACTGGGTCTCCCGCTACCGTCCGCAGCCCTTCAAGGACAAGCAGACCCTGCTGGTCTCGGCTTCGCCCTCGATGGTCGGCGGCAACCGGGGTCTGTGGGCCCTGCGCGTTCCCCTCGAACACCTCGGCGCCCGCGTCTACCCCGACATGTTCAGCCTGGCGGGCGCCCACCAGGCCTTCACCGAGGACGGCGCCCTGACCGACGCGGACCTCGGCGAGCGGCTCGGCGCGACGATCGGCTCCTTCCTCGACCTCGTCGAGGCGGACACCCGCTACCTGTGCCTCCAGCGCCGCTGGTACGAGTTCCTGGGCGACCGCACCGACGCCCCGGTCACCTCCCGCGCCCAGGACTGA